Part of the Paeniglutamicibacter sulfureus genome, ACCCGGCTTTTGCCCGCATCATAGACTCCGCGGCACTGCGGGTGCTCGAGGTCAAGGAACGCCGCTAGGAGCGGCACTCCCGGCCCCGATCCTGCGCCCACGTACGGGTGTCGTCAACCGTGGGATCCGAGCAACGAAATCAGGGCGGACTCCGGCCTGAAGTCCGTCTGGCCGGGACAAATGAGCGCGGCCGCGGCACCGGTGGCCGGGGACGTGAAGACGGCGCTCCTATAGCCCGGCCCGGATCCTCCATGCCCCCAGAGCCCCAGCCCGGCGTCGATCATGACCCCGGCGCCGTAGCGCGGTTCTTTCCAGGGTGCCGGCGCCTGCACCGGAACCGAATCCATGAACGCCGCGCGCGCGGCGTTGGATAGCGCAGACGGGAAGAGCGGGTTGGAGTCCGCGAAGAGATCCCCGAACCCCAATAGATCCGCAGCTGTGGAGAAGGCGGCGCCGGCGGGTCCCGCCCACAGGGTCGAGTATCCGGAAGGGGTCAGCGAGGTTTCGGGTTCCGGGTAGCGGGTCGAGGCCATGTCCGCGGGCTCGAAGATCTCCCGATGCAGGTACTGGCCCAACGACATGCCCGTGATTCCCTCCAGCATGGCTCCCAGGTACCAGTATCCCGTGTTGCCATAGGAGAATGTGCCGGGTTTCTCCGGGGTGCTGGCTGCGGAAATTTCCTCCAGCTCCCAGGGTTCGCCGGGATCCGCGTTGATGGCGTGCTGGTAATCCGGGTTGGCGGTGTAGTTGCCCAGCCCCGCGGTGTGCGTCAGCACTTGGGCGATCGTGCAGCCCGTGGGGGCGCCGGGCAATCGCGAGGCCAGGGGATCGGCGAGCGTGAGCAGCCCGGCATCGACGGCACGCAGGACGCCGGCGGCAACGAACATCTTGGTCACGCTGAAGACCGGCAACGGCTCGGCGGGACCGGAAACATGTATGGGGGCCCCGTCCCGGGGGCCGCGATAGGCCGCCACCGAACCGGTGGGAAGCTGCCGGAGAAGTGCCTCGAAGGCCAACGTGTCGTCCATGGCTCCGAGCCTAGTCCCGAAGGCCGTCGGTACAGCGCAAAAGGCGCGGCCCGGGGCCGGGACAGCGAATGGAGTTCCACTGTCCAGGCCCCGGGCCGCGCCCTTGGGTGCCGATCGTTCATTCGGCACCGTTGGTCCGTGCTACTTGCGAACCTCCACATCCACCAGCTGGACGCGATTGCCCGAGGCGTTGTGCAGGTGCAGGAACAGGGCCTTGGCATCGGTGGCTTCCGGGGCGACGGTGGCGGTCAGCTTGTTCTTGTCCAAGTCGGCAAACACGGTTCCGGCACCGGCGAAGGACAAGGCCGGGGCGATCGCATTGAAGGCGATCCAATCGGTCTGGTCCACCGGGGCCAAGGCACCGGATTCATCGGAGTTGTAGAAGGAGTACGTGCTCACGCGGTAGGAAATCGGGGCGCTTGACCCCTCCAGGCCCAGGGCCGCCAGGGACACCGGGAAGCCAGCCACGTTGGTGTCGAAGGTGTTGGAATCGACGTCACCGGTCAGGCCGTTGAGCAGCTGCAGGTCGACCTGCTGGAAGGACTGCAGGCTGTAGGTCGCCACCAGGTCCGCGTCCAGTTCGTCAGCGTAGGTGTTGAAGGTGACGAAGTCGGGCACTGAGTCGCCGTTGGTGTCGATCTCGATGTTGACCTCGGTGGCGCCGGCCAGGTGGGCCCAATTGCCCCAGGTGCTGACGCCGAAGTTCAGCAGACCGTCGGTTGCTCCCGTGGTGGGGGCGGTGGACGCCGCTCCGACGTGCTGCAGGTCCATCTCCCGGGCCCCGGGAACATCGTCGGTGCTGTCGGGCAGGCGGTCCGAGGAGGCGCCGTGCTCGAAGGCAGAGACCAGCGAAACCACCTGGGTGTCTCCGGAACCCACGCGGATGTCGTCGCCGGCCATGTCGATGGTGCCGGAAGTCGCGCCCTTGGCGAACTTGACCTTCTTGGCCGCCATGTCGGAGACCAGCTTCGGTGCTGCATGCACCGGGACGCGCAGCGTCGGGGCCGTGGAGCTGGAAAGCTCCACGCGGCCCGAGACATCGGCGACCCAGGCCCGCGGCAGGCCAAGCTGGGCCCTGTCCATGGTCGGATCGATGGTCTTGGCGTACTTGCGTGCGTCGACGTTCAGGGCAACGTTGACCTTGGTGCTGGCGCCGGCCTCGAGCGTGACCGTGTTCCGGTCCAGGCTGTAGCTTGCGCCAGGGATCTCGGTGGACGGCACGTACTTCACGTCGTACGTCTGCGTCTCATCGGACTTGTTGACCACGGTGATGGACTTGGTGGCTTTGTACTTGTTCTTGTCCACCTCGATGACCCCGAAGACCACGGTGGTCAGGTCACGATCCGCAGTGGCGTAGGCATAGGCCGGGGTGCTGATCGCGGCGTCCGCCACGACGCGGCCGGAGCCCACGCGGTTGGGCCCGTAGGCCTGGCCGTTGGCGGCGAGGATGTCCACCGTCGCGGTGTTCATCACGATGGACTTGACCTCAAGTGCGGTGTAGTCGCCGCTGCCGGCCACGAGGGCGGCAATGCCCGCGGTGTGCGGGGTCGCCATGGAGGTGCCGGACTTGACGGCCGGGCCGGTGCCGGTTCCGACGCCGACGGAGCCGATGAGCGTGCCGGGGGCCGCGACGTCGGGCTTCACCACGCCCTCCGAGCCGTGCACTCCGCGTGAGGAGGACGAGTTCAGGGTGTCCCCGAGTCCGGACTCGCTCGATGCGGTTCCGACCATAGCCGGGTCAAGGGTGACGTTCAGCGTTCCGGCCTGGGCCGCGGGACGCAGCTGGTCGGAGTAGGCCTTGGTGAGCTGCGCTCCGGGGATCGTGGAATTGCCGGCGATGCCTGCCTCGAAGACCGAGACCTCGGCGTCCAGGATGACGCCGGTGGCACCAGCGGCCTCGGCGTTGTTGAAGCGGGTACCCGAGCCACAGGGGAACTCGAGGTTTTCGCTCCACTGCAGCCAGACCCACTTGCCGGTCAGGGAACCGGGCTCAAAGGCGGAGCAGCCGAAGGCGTTGGCGGCCGGGGCCATGATGACCTCGCCGGTGAGCCTGGCCGGGTCGGCGGCGGTGTAGTTGAAGCTGGCCGAGTATTGCCCGGCCGCGGTTCCGGCGACGTCGGCAGGGGCATTGACGGTGATGCCATCCAGGGTGACCCTGGAAGCCACCGAGTTGGCGACGGTGAGCGAGGAGCGGGCGTTGCCCGGCGAGCCGCCGACGTCGGTGACGTCCCCGGCGTTTCCGGAGGCCACGACCGAGAGGATGCCCAAGTCGGTCAGTGCGTTGACGATGTCGTTTTCCGGGTCGTCCGCGGGCGCATGGTCCGAACCGAGCGACATGTTGACGACCTGGGCGCGGTCATCGAAGTTGCCGTCGTTGTTGGGATCCAGGACGTAGTCAAGGGCCTGGCCGACCACGGCGGAGGAGCCGCCGCAGCCAAAGACGCGGATACCGACCAAGGCGGCTTCCGGTGCGCTGCCCGGGCCGATGCGCATGCCCGCCACCTCGTCGGCGGTGAGCTTGGTGTAGTCCCCGGTGAAGGTGGTCCCGTCGGCATTCACGCCGTTCCCGGCGGCAGTCCCTGCGACATGGGTGCCGTGCCCTGCGGCTGCGCAATCCAGCGGGTTGGAATCGGGACGCGGAACCGGCTGGTAGTCCGGTGCGCTTGGGTCGGCGTTGTAGTCATCGCCCACCAGGTCCCAGCCGCCGATGAACTTGGCCGGGTCATACAGCCCGGAGTCCGTGGCCGGCAGGACATCGGAGGACTGCGCCTCGGAGTAGGCCTGGAGTGTGCCCGGGCCGCCGAAGCCGGCATGCGTGTAGTCGATGCCGGTATCCAGCACCGCGATCCTGATGCCTTCGCCAGTTTCCTTTAGCGCTGTCCACGCCTCGAGGGCGCGGGTGTCGATGTCGGCATTCTTGTTCTCCTGCGTCTTGGGCACGATCGCGGTGATCTTCTTGACGTCGGGACGCGCGGCCAAGGCGCGCAATGCCTCGGCGTCCCCGCGCAGTGCCACGCCCGGAAGCGAATTGGTGGTCGTGTAGATGACATCGGCCTTGGCGTCCTTGGCCGCCGACTTGCCCTTGGCCTTGATGCCGTCGCGGATTTCCTTGACCTTGGAGGGGTTTTTGACCGACTTGCCACGCGGGGCCTTGGCGCTCTCCGGCTGGGTGGCCTCGAAGGCGCCTTCGCCCTCGAACTGCACATAGACCGAGACTTCTCCCTTGGCCACCGACAGGGGGCCGGAGACCTTCAGGTCCTTCAATGCCTTGGGGGCGAGTCCGCCCAGGGATGGCGAATCCGACCCTGGCGCCGGGTCGATCGTGGGTGGTGCCGCAAGGGAAGGGACGGACATGGTGACGGCCAGGGCAAGCCCTGAGGCCGAAGCCAGGATCGTCCGCGCAAGTCTGTGACGACGCGGGTTGGACATGGTTCTCCTTGTATCCGAGGGGAGTGACGCGGGAGGAAACCCATGGCTGCTTATCGGTGTCCTTCCCACGCATATCCTATGTGAGCCGAGGCACATATCAAGGGGTTGTTTGAGATTTTCCCGAATGTGTCCGGACGAAGTGTCGGCGGGGATCGATAACCTATGGTCAGTCGGTGAACCTCTTGGGGAGGTTGGCCGCCCGGAGCGCCGGCACTGCGCCCGGAAACATACAGATGGCATCGGGCAAGGACGCCGTCGAAACGGTTTTCGGGCCGGATGCCGGTGTTCCGCGGGCGTTTTTTGGGGAAACGCAAAAGTGCTGGTCCCGTGTATGCACGGGACCAGCACTTCAACCAACCTGCGGTGTGTGAAATTCCTAGCGCGAGCCGCCCTGCCACAAGGCATCGAAGGGGGCCGCGGAGGAAACGCGATTCTTAATGCCCTCGGTGACAAAGGCCTTGGCGTTGCGTGCTGCCTGCAATGGCGACTCGCCCTTGGCCAGCTCGGCCGTGATGGCCGCTGCCAGCGAGCAACCGGCACCCGACACGGCGACTTCCCCGACCTTCGGGGCGGACAACACCTCGAGGGTCTCGCCGTCGTAGAACACGTCCACGGCATCGCTGCCGGAGAGTCGGACGCCGCCCTTGGCCAGCACCGCCGCACCGGAGAGCGCATGGATCTTCTTGGCGGCCTCGGTCAGGTCCTCGACGTTGTTGATGCTCATCCCGGAGAGGGACTCGGCCTCGAAGTGGTTCGGCGTGACGAACGTTGCCAGCGGCAACAGGGTCGACTTGAGCGCCTCGTCGGTGTCCAGGGCGTGTCCCGGTTCCTGGCCCTTGCAAATCAGCACCGGGTCCAGCACGACGTTGTCCCATGCCTGGTCCTTGAGCGCGGCCGCAACCGTGTCGATGGTGGCGGGGGAACCCATCATGCCCAGCTTGACGGTCTTCAGGTCGCCGGCATAGCAAGTCTGGATCGCCTCGAGCTGGTCGGCGATCACCTGCGTCTCCACCGGCACGAAGCGGTGGTTCCAGTTGTCCTTCGGGTTGAAGGACACAATGCAGGTCAGGGCAATGATCCCGTAGGTGCCCAGCTCCTGGAAGGTCTTCAGGTCGGCCTGGGCGCCGGCACCGCCGGTTGCTTCGGAGCCGGCGATGGTCAGGGTAACGGCGGGACGGATCCCGGTGGAGGCAGAAGTCATGCATTCATTTTAGGCGGTTTCCCGCGGGCGCCCACACGCACGGGGTCATCGGCGCCGCGCCAGGGACGGAAAACGGGAACTAAGACCTGGTGAAGGTGGTCAGCTGGGTCGCATTTGACCACCCGGCGCCTCGTTCGGCACGCGTGCCGGCGGCGGTGTCGGCTGTGGTGACCATGAAAAGCACCGGCAGCCCCTGGCGTGCCGCCGTGGCGGCAAGGTTCGCAAGGATCGCGGCGCGGAACTGCTCGACATTGGAAGTGGCGGTGATGCTTGGGTCGCACAGGAGCGCGAACCCATCGGCGAAGCGGATCCGGCCCCGGCCGACAGGAGCGTCGAAATCCGCGATTTCGACCACGTCGTAATCGTTCATGGGGGCCTCGAATAGGCTTGCCGTTTCCGGCAACGCGGCCACCTGCTCCACGTCGTTGGCAAGCGCCACCAGCAGGACGCGCCGATCGCTCAGGCTCCAGCCCCGTGCGGCAAGTTCCCGGCTCGCGACCCCGTCCGGGGAACCCAGGAACGTCAGCCTGGTCTGCCCCTGATGCCCTGACAGCCCTGGATCTCCCAGTAGGGTGGGCAGTTCCTCGGGAAGGGGCCACGTGCTGATGATTTCGTAGTCGCTTCCGTCTTCGGCGATGCTGTGCAGTCGCCCGTCTTCGTCGCGGACCACCGTGCGGTCACGAATCAAGGCAAAAGAGTGGACCCAGGGCGGAAGGTTTGAGGACTCGAATGGCATCTGGCGGCTCCTGTTCCATAGACGGGCAACGGAATGGCGACTCGGGACACAAAATGAGCGCTGATCTGTGGCGACCGTTGCGTTTCGCGCCCCGCGCGAGGCTTCACCTCCGACTCTACGCCTGTAACTGTCGAATCCGGGATTGCCCGTTCGGCAGGGCGGGGAATCGGAAGTGGGAGAGGCCTAGGTTGCGGTGCGCACCAGAGAGAGCACATCGTCGAGGATGCTGCGGACCACGGGCATTCGCGAGAGCACAACCAAGCGCGCGACCACCGGGGCAACGTTCTTGATGAGTCGCAGGCTGCGTGCGGCACCCGGGGACGAATCGTAGGCCCAGAAAAGGAGAATGCCCCGTTGGACCAGCCACAGCAACTGGGGCAGTTCCGTTCGGATGGCCAACGGGGGTAGGGGCCTGCTGGCCGTCACCACCTGGCGCCACAATCCGAGTTCCATGGCTCGCTGGACATTGCCGAACTCTGCGTTGGAACCGGAAAAGGCCGTCCGAATAAACGCGGGTCCGAACTCGCGAAAGGGCGTCATGATGTCCAGGCCTTTGCCCAACGCAATGCGCAGATTCATCTCCAGGTTGTTCCCCGGCACCAACAACGGCCAAGTAGCCGTCCGGTGCTCCTCGAGTAGCTGGCGGAACAACTCATGGACGATGGCGTCCTTGGAATCGAAATAGTAGTAGGCATTGCCTAGGGAAAGCCCGGATTCCTGGGCAATCGAGCGCATTGTGGTCCCTGCGAACCCCTTGGTGGCGAACAGCCCCATGGCCGTGTCCAGCAGCAGCTGGCGCGTATGGGCGCTCTTGGCGGTCGGCTTTCCCACGGAGCTCCTTTCCACGCTGGACATTGGTCTCAATCATATCCATTTTTGAACGCGTTCAAAACTGGAATCTCCGGTATGCAAGCCGTGAAAGGCCCAATGCGATGGCCCAAATCGGGTCCCGGGAACGGGAAAGCGCCAAATCGGAGGCCGCGAAGGCATGGGATACTTGAAGCTCAAGTGCTAATACAGCGAGTGGTCCCCACGACCCCGATTCCCTTGGCTGCGTCGATCGCGGCGGGAGTCGTTGCGCCGGGACCGGCTTGGCGAACCACTTCTTCGATTGGGAATCACCATGGGCGAAAACACCGCCTCAACAACACAACGTCCGAAGGCCCCGCGTGCCATTTTTGCGTCCGCGGGAAGCCCCTACTTTTCGACAGTGCTTGCACTAATGGCCGTCGTGGTCATCCTTTCCAACGTCGGTGCCGCCAAGGGCGTCACCTTCGGCCCCATCGTCACCGACGGAGGATTCTTCCTCTTCCCCTTGGCCTACATCCTCGGTGACGTCATTTCGGAGGTCTACGGATTCAAGGTCGCCCGCCGCGCCATCATCACCACCTTTGCGCTGGCGGCCTTCTCCACCCTGTGCTTCTGGATCATGATCCAGCTGCCCGCGGCCGAATGGTACGACGGGCAGGCAGCCCTCGAACGCACGCTGGGCCCGGTCTGGCTCATCGTCCTGGCCTCGCTGCTCGGCTTCCTGGTCGGGCAAACCCTGAACTCCTGGGTGCTGGTGAAGATGAAGGAACGCTTCGGCGAACGCGGGCTGGTGGGCCGCCTGATGAGCTCCACCGGGGTGGGCGAATTCGCCGACACCCTGATCTTCTGCTCGATTGCCGCCACCGTCATCGGAATCACCGACATTCCCACGTTCATCAATTACGTGGTGGTCGGGTTCATCTACAAGACTGCGGTGGAGTTCCTCTTTGTCCCGGTGACCACGCTGGTGATCCGTTGGTTCAAGCGCCGTGAACCCACCTACGAGCTGCATGCCCCCGTGGCGGGCGGCGCCGCGTAGGCAAACCGCAACACGAATACGGAGGCGGTGGTCTCTTCGCTTTCACTTGGCGAAGGAGCCATCGCCTTTTCCATGCCCCCGGGGGGGCATGGCACGTCCGGTATTGGATGAGGACGGTGTTTGGCCGTTGGCCACTGGCGGCACCGGCACGTTGCGCTGATTGCGGCCCCGGCTGCGCCTATTCTGGGCACATGGAACTACTCACGGCCGCCGGGCTGAGCTCGGCCGCGGGACTGAACGCGTACATTCCCCTGCTGGTTCTGGGGTTGCTGAACCGCTTCACCTCATGGGTCGCGCTACCCGAGGGATGGGGCTGGCTTTCCAACGGCTGGGCGCTGGGAATACTGGCGGTGCTGCTGGTCATCGAGGTGGCGGCCGACAAGATTCCGGTGGTTGACTCGGTCAACGACGCACTGCAAACGGTGGTGCGCCCGGCCTCCGGCGGACTCGTCTTTGCCTCCGGCGTCGGATCCGAGACCGTTGCCGTAGCCGACCCCGGCGACACCTTTGGCTCGGCCCAGTGGGTGCCGCTGCTCATAGGCGCGGCGATCGCACTGGCGTTCCACCTGCTTAAATCGGGGTCGAGGCCGCTGTTGAACCTGGGCACGGCCGGGGTTGCCGCCCCGGTGGTGAGCACCGCCGAGGACGGGGCATCGCTGGGCCTGAGCCTGCTGGCCATCGTCTTGCCCGTGCTGGTCCTGCTGGTAGCCGTGGGGCTGGCCGTGCTGTTGATTGTCGGCGTTCGCAGGCTGCGGCCAAAAAAGGGCAGCCCCGCGGGCTAGGTTCGCTTTGACGGCCTAGGCGGAGACGGTTTTTAGGCCCTGCGGGTCCGGAGCGCCGGCGTAGTAGCGGGAGTGGACACGTTCCTTGAGCTCGTGGAAGGTGCCGTCCTCGATGGCCGCGCGGGCGTCGTCGACCATCTTCACCACGAAGCGCTCGTTGTGGATGGAAATCAGCGTGTGGCTGAGAAGTTCCTTGGCCTTGAAAAGGTGGTGGATGTAGGCGCGCGTGTAGTGCTGGCAGGTGTAGCAGTCACATTCCTCGGACAGGGGAGTGAAGTCGGTCTTGTAACGCTGGCCCGAAAGGTTGAACCGGCCGTGGGGAGTGTAGAACGCCGAGTTGCGGGCCACCCGGGTGGGGGAAACGCAGTCAAAGGTGTCCGCGCCGTTCTCGATGGCCGTGAAGAGGTCGTCGGGCTCGGAGATCCCCAGCAGGTGGCGCGGCTTGTTCTCCGGAAGTTCCTCCGCGCACCAACCCACGATGGTGCCGAGGTTTTCCTTTTCCAGCGCGCCCCCGATCCCGAAACCGTCAAAGGCCATGGCGCCGAGGTCCCGACAGGCCTGACGGCGCAGGTCCTCGTACTGGGCGCCCTGGATCACGCCAAAGAGCGCCTGGTAGTCCTTGCCCACACGGGCATCGGTGAGGTTGAAGTGCTCTGCCACGCAACGCTCGGCCCAGAGGCGGGTGCGTTCGAGCGACTCGACTTGGTAGCCGCGGGAATTCTGCAGCGTGGTCAGCTCATCGAAGGCGAACATGATGTCGGCGCCGATCTTGTGCTGCACGTTCATCGACACCTCCGGGCTGAAGCGGTGCTTGTTGCCGTCGATGTGGCTCTTGAACCAGACGCCGTCGTCATCCACGTTGGCCAGGCGTTCCTTGCCCGGGGCCACCGCGTCGTCGGGACCGGACTGGTCCACCGATTTCATGTCGATCACCTTCTTGAATCCCGAGCCCAGGCTCATGACCTGGAATCCGCCCGAATCGGTGAAGGTGGGTCCGGACCAGTTCATGAACTTGCCAAGCCCGCCCGCGGTGTCAAGGATGTCGGCACCGGGCTGAAGGTAAAGGTGGTAGGCGTTGGCCAGCACCGCCTGCGCTCCAAGATCGGCCACGGATTCAGGCAGCAGGGCCTTGACCGTAGCCTTGGTGCCAACGGCAATGAATGCCGGTGTCTTGATCTGCCCGTGCGGGGTGGTGATCACGCCCGTGCGTCCGTTGGACACCGACCCGTCGGGGCGGGTCAGCCGGGTTCCGACGTCGAAGGAGAACTCGTCCTGGCGCGGATGGGGGGCAGTGGCATCAAAAGAATCGTTCGGCACCTACCTAGTGTGCCGCATGCCCCCGGCGTGGCGGCAAAAACCGGGGCGTGCGGTGGCTCACCCAATGCTATTCCTTCCCTCACAAGAGCCGCGTTCGAAGGGATTCGCGGCGTAGCGTTGGAGGAAGGTGTACGAGAATGCAGGACCGAGAGAACGGCGACCAACCACACGCATGGGCAAGAACTTTGGCGGGTTGCTGACCCTGGGGCCTGCACACAACGACCACTGGA contains:
- a CDS encoding serine hydrolase domain-containing protein, with the protein product MDDTLAFEALLRQLPTGSVAAYRGPRDGAPIHVSGPAEPLPVFSVTKMFVAAGVLRAVDAGLLTLADPLASRLPGAPTGCTIAQVLTHTAGLGNYTANPDYQHAINADPGEPWELEEISAASTPEKPGTFSYGNTGYWYLGAMLEGITGMSLGQYLHREIFEPADMASTRYPEPETSLTPSGYSTLWAGPAGAAFSTAADLLGFGDLFADSNPLFPSALSNAARAAFMDSVPVQAPAPWKEPRYGAGVMIDAGLGLWGHGGSGPGYRSAVFTSPATGAAAALICPGQTDFRPESALISLLGSHG
- a CDS encoding S8 family serine peptidase, with the translated sequence MSNPRRHRLARTILASASGLALAVTMSVPSLAAPPTIDPAPGSDSPSLGGLAPKALKDLKVSGPLSVAKGEVSVYVQFEGEGAFEATQPESAKAPRGKSVKNPSKVKEIRDGIKAKGKSAAKDAKADVIYTTTNSLPGVALRGDAEALRALAARPDVKKITAIVPKTQENKNADIDTRALEAWTALKETGEGIRIAVLDTGIDYTHAGFGGPGTLQAYSEAQSSDVLPATDSGLYDPAKFIGGWDLVGDDYNADPSAPDYQPVPRPDSNPLDCAAAGHGTHVAGTAAGNGVNADGTTFTGDYTKLTADEVAGMRIGPGSAPEAALVGIRVFGCGGSSAVVGQALDYVLDPNNDGNFDDRAQVVNMSLGSDHAPADDPENDIVNALTDLGILSVVASGNAGDVTDVGGSPGNARSSLTVANSVASRVTLDGITVNAPADVAGTAAGQYSASFNYTAADPARLTGEVIMAPAANAFGCSAFEPGSLTGKWVWLQWSENLEFPCGSGTRFNNAEAAGATGVILDAEVSVFEAGIAGNSTIPGAQLTKAYSDQLRPAAQAGTLNVTLDPAMVGTASSESGLGDTLNSSSSRGVHGSEGVVKPDVAAPGTLIGSVGVGTGTGPAVKSGTSMATPHTAGIAALVAGSGDYTALEVKSIVMNTATVDILAANGQAYGPNRVGSGRVVADAAISTPAYAYATADRDLTTVVFGVIEVDKNKYKATKSITVVNKSDETQTYDVKYVPSTEIPGASYSLDRNTVTLEAGASTKVNVALNVDARKYAKTIDPTMDRAQLGLPRAWVADVSGRVELSSSTAPTLRVPVHAAPKLVSDMAAKKVKFAKGATSGTIDMAGDDIRVGSGDTQVVSLVSAFEHGASSDRLPDSTDDVPGAREMDLQHVGAASTAPTTGATDGLLNFGVSTWGNWAHLAGATEVNIEIDTNGDSVPDFVTFNTYADELDADLVATYSLQSFQQVDLQLLNGLTGDVDSNTFDTNVAGFPVSLAALGLEGSSAPISYRVSTYSFYNSDESGALAPVDQTDWIAFNAIAPALSFAGAGTVFADLDKNKLTATVAPEATDAKALFLHLHNASGNRVQLVDVEVRK
- the thiD gene encoding bifunctional hydroxymethylpyrimidine kinase/phosphomethylpyrimidine kinase; its protein translation is MTSASTGIRPAVTLTIAGSEATGGAGAQADLKTFQELGTYGIIALTCIVSFNPKDNWNHRFVPVETQVIADQLEAIQTCYAGDLKTVKLGMMGSPATIDTVAAALKDQAWDNVVLDPVLICKGQEPGHALDTDEALKSTLLPLATFVTPNHFEAESLSGMSINNVEDLTEAAKKIHALSGAAVLAKGGVRLSGSDAVDVFYDGETLEVLSAPKVGEVAVSGAGCSLAAAITAELAKGESPLQAARNAKAFVTEGIKNRVSSAAPFDALWQGGSR
- a CDS encoding TetR/AcrR family transcriptional regulator, whose product is MGKPTAKSAHTRQLLLDTAMGLFATKGFAGTTMRSIAQESGLSLGNAYYYFDSKDAIVHELFRQLLEEHRTATWPLLVPGNNLEMNLRIALGKGLDIMTPFREFGPAFIRTAFSGSNAEFGNVQRAMELGLWRQVVTASRPLPPLAIRTELPQLLWLVQRGILLFWAYDSSPGAARSLRLIKNVAPVVARLVVLSRMPVVRSILDDVLSLVRTAT
- a CDS encoding queuosine precursor transporter; this translates as MGENTASTTQRPKAPRAIFASAGSPYFSTVLALMAVVVILSNVGAAKGVTFGPIVTDGGFFLFPLAYILGDVISEVYGFKVARRAIITTFALAAFSTLCFWIMIQLPAAEWYDGQAALERTLGPVWLIVLASLLGFLVGQTLNSWVLVKMKERFGERGLVGRLMSSTGVGEFADTLIFCSIAATVIGITDIPTFINYVVVGFIYKTAVEFLFVPVTTLVIRWFKRREPTYELHAPVAGGAA
- a CDS encoding DUF4126 domain-containing protein, translated to MELLTAAGLSSAAGLNAYIPLLVLGLLNRFTSWVALPEGWGWLSNGWALGILAVLLVIEVAADKIPVVDSVNDALQTVVRPASGGLVFASGVGSETVAVADPGDTFGSAQWVPLLIGAAIALAFHLLKSGSRPLLNLGTAGVAAPVVSTAEDGASLGLSLLAIVLPVLVLLVAVGLAVLLIVGVRRLRPKKGSPAG
- the tgt gene encoding tRNA guanosine(34) transglycosylase Tgt, which produces MPNDSFDATAPHPRQDEFSFDVGTRLTRPDGSVSNGRTGVITTPHGQIKTPAFIAVGTKATVKALLPESVADLGAQAVLANAYHLYLQPGADILDTAGGLGKFMNWSGPTFTDSGGFQVMSLGSGFKKVIDMKSVDQSGPDDAVAPGKERLANVDDDGVWFKSHIDGNKHRFSPEVSMNVQHKIGADIMFAFDELTTLQNSRGYQVESLERTRLWAERCVAEHFNLTDARVGKDYQALFGVIQGAQYEDLRRQACRDLGAMAFDGFGIGGALEKENLGTIVGWCAEELPENKPRHLLGISEPDDLFTAIENGADTFDCVSPTRVARNSAFYTPHGRFNLSGQRYKTDFTPLSEECDCYTCQHYTRAYIHHLFKAKELLSHTLISIHNERFVVKMVDDARAAIEDGTFHELKERVHSRYYAGAPDPQGLKTVSA